A region from the Fusibacter sp. A1 genome encodes:
- a CDS encoding PhzF family phenazine biosynthesis protein, whose protein sequence is MKVYTVFAFTHGNLGGNAAGVCLVDDGIDASEMLRIAAEVAYSETAFVRRLSESRFHIDYFTPTEQVELCGHATIASFFFLKESVGLCDGNYRLSTRSYDLTVAIEGDIIHMEQPKAIFGRGVPSDEIALSLGICESELLENPKIRAVSTGIMDLMVGVDSKDTLKKIIPDFDKIRKISESYEVGGYHVYALTEGDYTAYVRNFAPILGIDEESATGTSNCALSALLRENGRVEDVFRFHQGMWMNAPSDIITKYDSDKDSYWVGGSGKIDRALTFKF, encoded by the coding sequence ATGGCAACTTGGGTGGCAATGCGGCTGGGGTGTGTTTAGTGGATGATGGGATCGACGCAAGCGAGATGCTTAGGATTGCAGCTGAGGTCGCTTATTCTGAAACCGCGTTTGTAAGAAGGCTGAGTGAAAGCAGATTTCATATCGATTATTTCACACCGACAGAGCAGGTGGAATTATGCGGACATGCGACCATCGCTTCATTTTTCTTCTTGAAGGAAAGCGTGGGACTGTGTGATGGAAATTACCGTCTGTCGACAAGATCCTATGATCTTACAGTGGCAATTGAAGGTGATATAATCCATATGGAACAGCCTAAAGCCATCTTCGGCAGAGGTGTACCTTCAGATGAGATCGCCCTGTCGCTTGGAATATGTGAAAGTGAGCTACTGGAAAATCCTAAAATAAGGGCGGTGAGTACCGGCATCATGGACTTGATGGTCGGTGTCGATTCTAAGGATACGCTAAAGAAAATCATACCGGATTTTGATAAGATCAGAAAGATCAGCGAAAGTTACGAGGTGGGCGGCTACCATGTTTACGCACTCACAGAAGGAGATTATACAGCCTATGTCAGAAATTTCGCGCCGATACTCGGGATAGATGAGGAGTCGGCGACAGGTACATCAAACTGCGCCTTATCCGCACTGCTTCGTGAAAACGGACGGGTGGAGGATGTGTTTCGGTTTCATCAGGGGATGTGGATGAACGCCCCTTCCGATATCATTACAAAATATGATAGCGATAAGGATTCCTATTGGGTAGGTGGAAGTGGAAAGATAGATCGGGCTCTCACGTTCAAATTCTAA